A single region of the Massilia sp. erpn genome encodes:
- a CDS encoding substrate-binding domain-containing protein encodes MNLKSLANLLGMSKTTVSRALNGYPEVNDKTRQRVLEAAREAGYEANPMARSLAVGRSNVLGIIYPLLPADLGDSMFLDVVGGMSEALEAARMNLIIAPVSQANELPSYEQMVRGKRVDGLVVSRTMVHDERIAYLCKAGFPFVAHGRTRLDTPYAWFDYDNESGIRQALECLLSLGHKRIGLLSAPLQMNFACQRKESFLAMMAEAGLHADPRWMIGDTIDRRSGYQAMQQLLECADRPTAVVVDNHLSGVGAVRALMDAGIEIGKEMSVIVWGSVADTLVGLDVTTVDQPDARRAGARMSQMLLALIDGAPAESLQELWQPVLQPGATVGPCPR; translated from the coding sequence ATGAATCTAAAGAGCCTTGCCAATCTTCTTGGCATGTCGAAGACAACGGTAAGCCGCGCCCTCAACGGTTATCCCGAAGTAAATGACAAGACCCGCCAGCGCGTGCTGGAGGCGGCGCGCGAAGCCGGATATGAAGCGAACCCCATGGCGCGCAGCCTCGCCGTGGGGCGAAGCAATGTGCTCGGCATAATCTATCCCCTGCTGCCTGCGGATCTGGGCGACTCCATGTTCCTCGATGTCGTGGGCGGCATGTCCGAAGCGCTGGAAGCGGCGCGCATGAATCTCATCATCGCTCCGGTCTCGCAAGCGAACGAGCTGCCGTCTTATGAGCAGATGGTGCGCGGCAAGCGCGTCGATGGCCTGGTGGTCAGCCGCACCATGGTGCATGACGAGCGCATCGCCTATCTGTGCAAGGCCGGCTTCCCCTTTGTCGCCCATGGCCGCACGCGGCTTGATACGCCATACGCATGGTTCGACTACGATAACGAATCAGGCATCCGCCAAGCGCTTGAATGTCTGCTGAGCCTTGGCCACAAGCGCATAGGCCTGCTCAGCGCCCCGCTGCAAATGAACTTCGCCTGCCAGCGCAAGGAGAGCTTCCTCGCCATGATGGCGGAGGCGGGACTGCACGCCGATCCGCGCTGGATGATCGGCGACACCATCGACCGCCGCAGCGGCTACCAGGCCATGCAGCAGCTGCTTGAATGCGCCGACCGCCCAACAGCGGTAGTGGTGGACAATCACCTGTCCGGCGTTGGCGCCGTGCGTGCGCTGATGGATGCCGGCATCGAAATCGGCAAGGAGATGTCCGTTATCGTCTGGGGCAGCGTGGCCGATACCCTGGTCGGCCTCGACGTCACCACCGTCGACCAGCCGGACGCCCGCCGCGCCGGCGCGCGCATGAGCCAGATGCTGCTGGCGCTGATCGATGGCGCACCCGCCGAATCCCTGCAGGAGCTGTGGCAGCCGGTGCTGCAGCCTGGCGCCACGGTCGGCCCTTGTCCGCGCTGA